The following proteins come from a genomic window of Gottfriedia acidiceleris:
- a CDS encoding YneB family resolvase-like protein: MNAIIYARVSTAKDSQETSLHRQISELTELGERMGMCILETIGEQASGYEVEREGLFQLFQIIKEHQVDALLIQDETRLGRGHARIALLHFLKREGIRLFTSSQNGQFQLSESDEMVLEILSIVEEYQRKIHNMKIKRGMKKAVENGYKPQKNLEGSLNAGGRDKLELPISEIVRLRQNDLTFEEIAATLKGFGYNVSKATVNRRYNEHMKEISDIES, translated from the coding sequence ATGAATGCAATAATTTACGCGAGAGTAAGTACAGCAAAGGATTCACAAGAAACATCATTGCATAGACAAATAAGTGAACTAACCGAATTAGGTGAGCGGATGGGAATGTGTATTCTAGAAACAATAGGCGAACAGGCTAGTGGGTATGAAGTAGAAAGAGAAGGGCTATTTCAGCTATTCCAAATTATAAAAGAGCATCAGGTTGATGCTTTGTTAATACAAGATGAAACAAGATTAGGAAGAGGTCATGCAAGAATCGCTTTATTACATTTTTTAAAAAGGGAAGGAATAAGATTATTTACCTCTTCACAAAATGGACAATTTCAATTAAGTGAAAGTGATGAAATGGTTTTAGAAATTTTAAGTATTGTAGAGGAATATCAACGGAAAATTCATAATATGAAAATAAAAAGAGGTATGAAAAAGGCAGTTGAAAACGGGTATAAGCCTCAAAAAAACTTAGAAGGTAGTTTAAACGCAGGTGGTAGAGATAAGTTGGAATTACCGATTTCCGAAATAGTAAGATTACGTCAAAATGATCTAACATTTGAAGAAATTGCTGCAACCTTAAAAGGATTTGGATATAACGTTTCAAAGGCAACTGTTAATAGAAGGTATAATGAACATATGAAAGAAATCTCCGATATTGAAAGCTAA
- a CDS encoding divergent polysaccharide deacetylase family protein, with protein sequence MKLWITSIFSILVALSITCSSAFAEPNHKLAIVIDDFGNNMKGTEQMLSLPIPLTVAVMPFLPSTKKDATVAHSKGYEVIVHLPMEPRKGKESWLGPNAIKTNLSDDEIRRRVLAAIDDVPYAIGINNHMGSKATSDERVMRVVLTACKERGLFFFDSKTNYRSVVTKIADEIGVPVIENKLFFDDLYTYKHIEKQTRLLLEKVKVEPTMIAIGHVGEPGEITSNVIKEYIPKIKEEAKFVFLSELVENLPIPLH encoded by the coding sequence ATGAAGCTTTGGATTACTTCTATTTTCTCTATATTAGTAGCTCTATCTATCACCTGCTCTTCAGCATTTGCTGAGCCTAATCATAAGCTTGCTATAGTGATTGATGATTTTGGTAATAACATGAAAGGAACGGAGCAAATGCTTTCACTACCGATCCCATTAACAGTTGCAGTAATGCCTTTTTTACCTTCTACTAAAAAGGATGCAACTGTAGCTCACTCTAAGGGCTATGAAGTAATCGTTCATTTACCAATGGAACCAAGGAAAGGGAAAGAAAGTTGGTTAGGCCCAAATGCGATTAAGACCAACTTAAGTGATGACGAAATTCGAAGAAGAGTTCTAGCAGCTATTGATGATGTCCCATACGCAATAGGAATAAATAATCATATGGGTTCAAAAGCAACTTCCGATGAGAGAGTAATGCGCGTTGTCTTAACAGCATGTAAAGAAAGGGGCCTATTTTTTTTCGATAGTAAAACGAATTATCGGAGCGTAGTTACTAAAATTGCAGATGAGATAGGCGTGCCGGTCATTGAAAACAAGTTATTTTTCGATGATTTATACACCTATAAACATATAGAAAAGCAAACTCGATTACTATTAGAAAAAGTAAAAGTCGAACCAACTATGATTGCGATTGGACATGTAGGAGAACCCGGCGAAATTACCTCAAATGTAATAAAGGAATACATACCTAAAATTAAAGAAGAAGCTAAATTTGTATTTTTATCGGAATTAGTAGAAAACCTTCCAATTCCACTACATTAA
- a CDS encoding AAA family ATPase — MKNSLPKKIHIIGSVGSGKTTLARQMSKKLNIPYYELDNVVWKRQKGQKDIRRSEQEKEYYIDTLTRSDTWIIEGVHNEEWVGNSFQNAELIIFLNTSYSVRTYRIIKRYFLQKLKLEKSNYKPTLKIFFRMFKWNKYFEEVGKPIFFKKFKDYNDKILVVNNLNEVEDYFNEHRSKNIGIAK, encoded by the coding sequence GTGAAAAATAGCCTTCCAAAAAAAATACATATCATTGGTTCAGTTGGAAGTGGAAAGACGACATTAGCAAGGCAGATGTCCAAAAAACTAAATATACCTTATTATGAGTTAGATAATGTTGTATGGAAAAGGCAAAAGGGACAGAAAGATATCAGGCGTTCCGAACAAGAAAAAGAATACTATATAGATACACTCACTCGTTCGGATACATGGATTATTGAAGGTGTTCATAATGAAGAGTGGGTAGGTAATAGTTTTCAAAATGCAGAGTTGATTATTTTTTTAAATACTAGCTATTCTGTTAGAACTTACCGAATCATAAAAAGATATTTCTTACAAAAACTTAAATTAGAGAAGTCGAATTATAAACCGACACTTAAAATATTCTTCAGAATGTTTAAATGGAATAAGTATTTTGAAGAAGTGGGGAAACCAATATTTTTTAAAAAGTTTAAAGATTACAATGATAAAATATTGGTCGTTAATAATTTAAATGAAGTTGAAGATTATTTTAACGAACACAGATCAAAAAATATAGGAATCGCAAAATAG
- a CDS encoding DUF4190 domain-containing protein, whose amino-acid sequence MVTTNSKSISSLTLGVLSIIIPYIGFILGIIGLFISRKSIAEINCTNEKGKGLAISGRVCSIVGISIQTILIIILVLGIITFFSMNDNMTF is encoded by the coding sequence GTGGTAACAACAAACAGTAAATCAATATCTTCATTAACTTTAGGCGTTTTATCAATCATCATTCCTTATATTGGCTTTATACTTGGTATAATAGGTTTATTTATTTCTCGAAAGAGTATTGCAGAAATTAATTGCACGAATGAAAAAGGGAAAGGTTTAGCAATATCCGGAAGAGTTTGCAGTATTGTTGGAATAAGCATCCAGACAATTTTGATTATCATTTTAGTTTTAGGAATTATTACTTTTTTTTCAATGAATGATAATATGACTTTTTAA
- a CDS encoding GNAT family N-acetyltransferase — MNKRIVGFMIYHKFFFGHLFIDLIIVSPKTRRIGIAQNLMKYVEAFSEKKLFSSTNKSNIPMQKVFQSLGYIESGFIDNLDEGDPEFIYVKLID; from the coding sequence ATGAATAAAAGGATAGTAGGTTTCATGATTTATCATAAATTTTTCTTTGGCCATTTATTTATTGATTTAATAATTGTTTCACCAAAAACTAGGAGGATTGGTATAGCTCAAAATCTCATGAAATATGTTGAAGCTTTTTCAGAAAAGAAATTATTTTCATCTACTAACAAATCTAATATCCCAATGCAAAAAGTATTTCAATCTCTAGGATATATTGAAAGTGGATTTATCGATAATTTAGATGAAGGAGATCCTGAATTTATTTATGTTAAATTAATAGATTAA
- a CDS encoding GyrI-like domain-containing protein, with amino-acid sequence MSKLEWRKSLKEIYLPKSKPSKIKIPTFKYITIEGKGNPNNELFKENVEALYSLAYAIKMLPKKGIVPEGYFDYTVFPLEGVWDLDEEGRKLDYLNKEHFLYKLMIRQPDFVTEDLTYIILDQLKQKKKNPLLANVKLESITEGLCVQAMHIGSYDDEPRTFKLMEEFCMVNHLQRVQKTHKEIYISDARKTQPEKLKTVLRFQVEER; translated from the coding sequence GTGAGTAAACTTGAGTGGAGAAAAAGCTTAAAAGAAATTTATTTACCAAAAAGTAAGCCTAGTAAAATTAAAATACCAACCTTTAAATATATAACGATTGAAGGCAAAGGTAATCCAAATAATGAATTATTTAAAGAAAATGTCGAAGCGCTTTATTCTTTAGCATATGCCATTAAAATGTTACCCAAAAAAGGTATAGTTCCAGAAGGATACTTTGATTACACTGTCTTCCCTCTTGAAGGTGTTTGGGATTTAGATGAAGAAGGTCGAAAACTTGACTACTTAAATAAAGAACATTTTCTATATAAATTAATGATACGACAACCCGACTTTGTTACAGAAGATTTAACGTACATCATTTTAGATCAACTTAAACAAAAAAAGAAAAATCCACTGCTAGCAAACGTAAAACTAGAATCGATTACTGAAGGTTTATGTGTTCAAGCCATGCACATCGGAAGCTATGATGACGAGCCAAGAACTTTTAAATTAATGGAAGAATTCTGTATGGTGAATCATCTACAAAGAGTTCAAAAAACACATAAAGAAATTTACATTTCTGATGCAAGAAAAACTCAACCTGAAAAATTGAAAACCGTTTTAAGATTTCAAGTGGAAGAACGATAA
- a CDS encoding glucosaminidase domain-containing protein: protein MSNTIKYFQSAQEVSKKIGWLTEVIYTQWQVETAHFTSKNFKKNNNIAGQTWYPGLPLSSRGTARPKNEGGYYIKYNDPVQGYVDFILNNPLYSKVKTYKTANEQFQAIADAGWAVAPNYADVLISVNNANIKNGLYKRIIQIELHPYKGILKKGSRGEQVKKIQEKIGVKVDGIFGILTEKAVKEFQRKNDLVVDGIVGVKTWEKLFNPTNL from the coding sequence GTGTCTAATACAATTAAATATTTTCAATCTGCTCAAGAGGTTTCAAAAAAGATTGGCTGGTTAACCGAAGTAATTTATACTCAATGGCAAGTAGAAACAGCACATTTTACGTCAAAAAATTTTAAGAAAAATAACAATATCGCAGGTCAAACATGGTATCCAGGCTTACCTCTTAGTAGTAGAGGAACAGCTAGACCTAAAAATGAGGGTGGATATTATATAAAATATAATGATCCTGTTCAGGGCTATGTTGATTTTATTTTAAATAATCCACTGTACAGTAAAGTCAAAACATACAAAACTGCTAATGAACAATTTCAAGCGATTGCTGATGCAGGTTGGGCAGTAGCCCCTAATTATGCAGATGTGCTCATCTCGGTTAATAATGCAAATATTAAAAATGGATTATATAAAAGGATTATTCAAATTGAATTACATCCTTATAAAGGGATCTTAAAAAAAGGATCAAGGGGAGAGCAAGTAAAGAAAATTCAGGAAAAAATAGGTGTTAAAGTGGATGGGATTTTCGGGATTTTAACCGAAAAAGCAGTGAAAGAATTTCAAAGAAAAAATGATTTAGTAGTTGATGGAATTGTTGGGGTAAAAACATGGGAGAAACTTTTCAATCCAACAAATCTATAA
- a CDS encoding DUF896 domain-containing protein encodes MVTKKTLDRINELSKKSKEVGLSPEEKVEQDQLRKEYLADFRSRMVDELTSIKIVDEKGNDITPAKLKYEKAMRKKNLH; translated from the coding sequence TTGGTTACTAAAAAAACTTTAGATAGAATAAATGAATTATCAAAAAAGTCAAAAGAAGTAGGTTTAAGTCCTGAAGAGAAAGTTGAACAAGATCAATTAAGAAAAGAATATTTAGCAGATTTCCGCTCTCGTATGGTCGATGAATTGACTTCAATTAAGATTGTTGATGAAAAAGGGAATGATATTACTCCTGCAAAGTTAAAATATGAAAAAGCAATGCGTAAAAAAAACTTACATTAA
- a CDS encoding M48 family metallopeptidase, whose protein sequence is MSENSIKCEPNVSKKKIFASLLFVPGFYLMVLFTTGLILFVGSGLIFIIHYFVGKFLGELGFAYFGLILLDALPFFGMIFGVVSCFIAIISMFFKNKQFEPAILINPHDHPKLRDLISELSGKMGSQMPDAIILHVKSNFFVSEGKINVFNGNAKGRILSISYPLLHVLTVNELRAIIAHELSHFTGRDLVFNRFVSPVYKGANKYLDYITSLFNYNGRRRPIFISIPMILPKVLMEYYLKFFHKYNMKISREMEYRADYIASKMCGNEIFKEALSKLIGHGNVFNRLIDEQMTEKIVHGFQFENYFSYYREHIETYNKQIEESLGKALSDHEAEYATHPTLSNRIVNLPSVDTIYDNKEKALELLNSFDYLEVSMTKHYNYYLNDNAIHF, encoded by the coding sequence TTGTCAGAAAATAGTATCAAATGTGAACCAAATGTATCAAAAAAGAAAATCTTTGCATCTCTTTTATTTGTCCCAGGGTTTTATCTTATGGTTTTATTTACAACTGGATTAATCCTATTTGTTGGAAGTGGCTTAATCTTTATCATTCATTATTTTGTAGGTAAATTTTTAGGTGAATTAGGATTTGCATATTTTGGATTAATTTTACTCGATGCTTTACCTTTTTTTGGAATGATATTTGGTGTGGTGAGTTGTTTTATTGCAATTATTTCTATGTTTTTTAAAAATAAACAATTTGAGCCGGCTATTTTAATTAATCCCCATGATCATCCAAAACTGCGTGATTTAATTTCTGAACTTTCTGGAAAAATGGGTTCACAAATGCCAGACGCAATCATTTTGCATGTGAAATCAAATTTTTTTGTGTCTGAAGGCAAAATTAATGTCTTTAATGGAAATGCAAAAGGTAGAATATTATCAATTAGTTATCCTTTACTTCATGTATTAACGGTAAATGAACTACGTGCAATTATTGCCCATGAACTTTCACATTTTACGGGTAGAGATTTAGTTTTCAATAGGTTTGTTTCGCCAGTCTATAAAGGTGCAAATAAGTATTTAGACTATATAACATCCTTATTTAATTACAATGGTCGTCGTCGTCCAATATTTATATCGATTCCAATGATATTACCAAAAGTACTGATGGAGTATTATCTTAAATTTTTTCACAAGTATAATATGAAAATTTCTAGAGAAATGGAGTACAGAGCCGATTATATTGCATCAAAAATGTGTGGAAATGAAATTTTTAAAGAGGCATTATCCAAATTAATAGGTCATGGTAATGTTTTTAATCGATTAATTGATGAACAAATGACCGAGAAAATTGTTCATGGTTTTCAATTTGAAAATTATTTTAGCTATTACCGTGAGCATATTGAAACTTACAATAAGCAAATAGAAGAGTCTTTAGGTAAAGCTTTAAGTGATCATGAAGCAGAATACGCTACACATCCTACATTGAGCAACAGGATAGTAAATTTACCGAGTGTTGATACGATATATGATAACAAAGAAAAAGCATTAGAGTTACTAAATTCGTTTGATTATTTAGAAGTAAGTATGACAAAACATTATAATTATTATCTAAATGACAATGCTATTCATTTCTGA
- a CDS encoding L,D-transpeptidase produces the protein MTNWIYISTSNRQLKLFDGNNLLKTYPIGVGKMLTPTPTGTYTIINKDPNPGGPFGVLWMGLSAPHYGIHGTDNPSTIGHFVSHGCIRMYNKDVLELSSMVPIGTGVVIHQ, from the coding sequence ATGACTAATTGGATCTACATTTCTACATCAAACCGCCAGCTAAAACTTTTCGATGGAAACAATCTGCTTAAAACTTACCCAATCGGTGTTGGAAAAATGCTTACACCTACTCCTACAGGAACCTATACAATTATTAATAAAGATCCAAATCCTGGTGGACCTTTTGGGGTACTATGGATGGGACTATCCGCTCCACATTACGGAATTCATGGAACTGATAATCCATCAACAATTGGTCACTTTGTTTCACATGGTTGTATTCGAATGTATAATAAGGATGTTCTTGAATTATCCTCAATGGTTCCAATTGGTACAGGTGTCGTTATTCATCAATAG
- a CDS encoding FUSC family protein, whose product MEETKSLNASENITSLIWRLSIGSTLAWEISKFFGSSHPYLGPVSLILTVQSTIDKTISLSINRVIGTMIGIGITVIIASYLKVTGWNLGLLILIGTYIAKYLKLDKKVLHQVALTILFVFAFEQQSKDYAMDRMRDTLIGVLTAGLIQFVWSKFISRKKI is encoded by the coding sequence ATGGAAGAAACAAAATCACTGAACGCATCTGAAAATATAACTAGTCTTATCTGGAGATTATCAATAGGTTCTACATTAGCATGGGAAATCTCAAAATTTTTTGGTTCCTCACACCCCTACTTAGGTCCAGTTTCTCTTATACTTACTGTTCAATCGACAATTGACAAAACAATTAGTTTATCAATCAATCGTGTAATTGGAACAATGATTGGAATTGGTATTACTGTAATAATTGCCAGTTATCTGAAAGTCACTGGATGGAACTTAGGACTTTTAATTTTAATTGGTACATATATTGCTAAATATTTAAAATTAGACAAAAAAGTACTTCACCAAGTCGCCCTCACAATTCTATTTGTCTTTGCATTTGAACAACAATCAAAGGATTATGCGATGGATCGAATGAGGGATACGCTTATAGGTGTTTTGACCGCTGGATTAATACAGTTCGTTTGGTCTAAATTCATATCAAGAAAAAAGATCTGA
- the tkt gene encoding transketolase, whose product MSNNIEQLAINTIRTLSIDAIEKSNSGHPGMPMGAAPMAYALFAKFMNHNPKNSKWFNRDRFVLSAGHGSMLLYSMLHLSGYEVSIEDIKNFRQWGSNTPGHPEFGHTHGVEATTGPLGQGIAMAVGMALAERHLAGTYNKEDLNIVDHFTYSICGDGDLMEGVSAEAASLAGHLQLGRLVVLYDSNDISLDGELNRSFSESVEDRFKAYGWQVIRVEDGNNLDEITAAIQKAQEELSKPTLIEVKTTIGYGSPNKSGKSKSHGEPLGKEETILTKQAYAWGYENAFHVPEEVYAHFNKVIVEAGAKKEAEWDATFAKYEEKYPELAAQLKNAIEGNITVDLETALPKYEVGKKIATRSSSGEAINAIANVLPSFFGGSADLAGSNKTYMNGKGDFTRESYDGRNIWFGVREFAMGAALNGMALHGGVHAFGATFFVFSDYLKPAIRLAALMNLPVTYVFTHDSIAVGEDGPTHEPVEQLAAFRSLPNLNVIRPADGNESSAAWKVAVEAKDAPTMLVLSRQDLPTLEGTTTDIYNKVSKGAYVISPAKQDKIDIVLIAAGSEVQLAVGAQEKLQAEGISASVVSMPSMDLFEKQSDEYKQSVLPREVTKRVAVEMGSSFGWHKYVGFDGEVISIDTFGASAPGNLLMEKFGFTVDHVVSAAKKVLQ is encoded by the coding sequence ATGTCTAATAATATTGAACAGTTAGCAATCAATACGATTCGTACATTATCAATTGATGCAATCGAGAAATCTAATTCTGGTCACCCAGGAATGCCAATGGGTGCTGCACCAATGGCATATGCATTGTTTGCAAAATTTATGAATCATAACCCAAAAAATTCAAAATGGTTTAACAGAGACCGATTTGTTTTATCAGCAGGCCATGGTTCAATGTTACTATATAGCATGTTACATTTATCAGGTTACGAAGTGTCAATTGAAGATATTAAAAACTTCCGTCAATGGGGAAGTAACACCCCAGGACATCCTGAATTTGGACATACACACGGTGTTGAAGCTACAACAGGTCCATTAGGACAAGGTATTGCGATGGCTGTTGGGATGGCTTTAGCAGAGCGTCATTTAGCAGGTACATATAATAAAGAAGATTTAAATATAGTTGACCACTTTACATACTCAATTTGTGGTGACGGAGATTTAATGGAAGGTGTTTCTGCAGAGGCAGCTTCATTAGCGGGACATTTACAGTTAGGGCGCTTAGTAGTTCTTTATGATTCAAATGATATTTCATTAGACGGTGAATTAAATCGTTCATTCTCTGAAAGTGTAGAAGACCGCTTTAAAGCTTATGGATGGCAAGTTATCCGAGTAGAAGATGGTAATAACTTAGATGAAATTACTGCAGCGATCCAAAAAGCTCAAGAAGAATTATCAAAACCAACTTTAATCGAAGTGAAAACAACAATCGGTTACGGTTCTCCGAATAAATCTGGTAAATCAAAATCTCATGGTGAGCCATTAGGAAAAGAAGAAACGATTTTAACGAAACAAGCGTATGCTTGGGGTTATGAAAATGCATTCCACGTTCCAGAAGAAGTATATGCACATTTTAATAAAGTAATCGTTGAAGCTGGTGCAAAGAAAGAAGCAGAATGGGATGCTACATTTGCAAAATACGAAGAAAAATATCCTGAATTAGCAGCTCAATTAAAGAATGCGATTGAAGGTAATATTACTGTAGATTTAGAAACAGCATTACCAAAGTATGAAGTAGGTAAAAAAATTGCGACTCGTTCATCTTCAGGTGAAGCAATTAATGCTATTGCAAACGTATTACCTAGTTTCTTCGGTGGATCAGCTGACTTAGCTGGATCTAACAAAACGTATATGAATGGGAAAGGTGACTTTACGAGAGAAAGCTACGATGGACGTAATATTTGGTTCGGTGTACGTGAATTTGCAATGGGTGCAGCCTTAAATGGTATGGCTCTACATGGTGGCGTTCATGCGTTTGGCGCGACATTCTTTGTGTTCTCTGATTACTTAAAACCAGCAATTCGCTTAGCAGCTTTAATGAATTTACCAGTTACTTATGTATTTACACATGATAGTATCGCAGTTGGTGAAGATGGACCTACTCATGAACCAGTTGAGCAACTAGCAGCATTCAGATCATTGCCTAATCTGAATGTAATTCGTCCAGCAGACGGAAATGAAAGCTCAGCAGCATGGAAAGTGGCTGTAGAAGCTAAAGACGCACCTACAATGTTAGTATTATCTCGTCAAGATTTACCAACTTTAGAGGGGACTACTACTGATATTTATAATAAAGTTTCAAAAGGTGCTTATGTTATATCTCCTGCAAAACAAGATAAAATTGATATTGTATTAATTGCAGCAGGTAGTGAAGTACAATTAGCAGTTGGAGCACAAGAAAAACTACAGGCAGAAGGAATTTCTGCATCGGTTGTTTCAATGCCTTCAATGGACTTATTTGAAAAGCAATCTGATGAATATAAACAATCAGTATTACCAAGAGAAGTTACAAAACGAGTAGCAGTAGAAATGGGGTCTTCATTCGGCTGGCATAAATATGTAGGATTCGATGGAGAAGTTATCTCAATCGATACATTTGGTGCATCTGCTCCAGGTAACTTATTAATGGAGAAATTCGGATTTACTGTTGATCATGTCGTTTCAGCAGCAAAAAAAGTATTACAATAA
- the lexA gene encoding transcriptional repressor LexA, whose protein sequence is MNKLSKRQAEILAYIKDEVKIKGYPPSVREIAEAVGLASSSTVHGHLERLEQKGYIRRDPTKPRAIEILGDTATVVNEVQASYSEIYNDIINIPVIGKVTAGIPITAVENVEEYFPLPTSVAPSNEQVFMLRVEGDSMINAGILNGDLVIVKKQFTAENGEIVVAMTEDSEATVKRFYKESDHFRLQPENDALFPILLKQVSILGKVIGVYRTYH, encoded by the coding sequence ATGAACAAACTATCGAAAAGGCAAGCAGAAATTTTAGCTTATATTAAAGATGAAGTAAAAATTAAAGGTTATCCACCTTCAGTTCGAGAGATTGCTGAGGCTGTTGGTTTAGCTTCAAGCTCTACAGTACATGGTCATTTAGAGAGACTAGAACAAAAAGGCTATATTCGAAGAGACCCTACGAAACCGCGTGCAATCGAGATTCTTGGAGATACAGCAACTGTTGTGAATGAAGTACAAGCATCATACAGTGAAATCTATAACGATATTATTAACATTCCAGTAATCGGTAAAGTAACTGCAGGTATTCCAATTACTGCAGTTGAAAATGTAGAAGAATATTTCCCTTTACCGACATCTGTCGCTCCATCTAACGAACAAGTTTTTATGTTACGAGTTGAAGGAGATAGTATGATCAATGCTGGTATTTTGAATGGCGATCTTGTCATCGTTAAAAAACAATTCACTGCTGAAAATGGCGAAATTGTTGTTGCCATGACTGAAGATAGTGAAGCTACTGTAAAGCGCTTTTATAAAGAAAGCGACCATTTTAGACTTCAACCTGAAAATGATGCCCTGTTTCCTATTTTATTAAAACAAGTATCAATTTTAGGAAAAGTAATAGGAGTTTATCGTACATATCATTAA
- a CDS encoding iron chaperone, whose product MEVFAEYLAGIDHPDHRERTAEILDWISNKFPNLEPQIKWNTPMFSNHGTFIIGISNAKQHISVSPEEKGIVQFADEIANAGYSATKGLFRISWKVPVNYELLEKMIEFNIQDKAEYTTFWRK is encoded by the coding sequence ATGGAAGTTTTTGCAGAATATTTAGCAGGTATTGATCATCCAGACCACCGTGAGCGGACTGCAGAAATTTTGGATTGGATTTCGAATAAATTTCCTAATCTAGAGCCACAAATTAAATGGAATACGCCGATGTTTTCCAATCATGGCACATTCATCATTGGCATTTCAAATGCAAAGCAACATATAAGCGTTTCACCTGAAGAAAAGGGTATTGTTCAATTTGCCGATGAAATTGCAAATGCTGGCTATAGTGCTACAAAAGGTTTGTTTCGTATTTCTTGGAAAGTCCCAGTTAATTATGAATTACTTGAAAAAATGATTGAGTTCAATATTCAAGATAAAGCGGAATATACGACTTTTTGGCGCAAATAA
- a CDS encoding metallophosphoesterase family protein: MTKIAIISDIHGNKTALEAVLKDIRSREIERIFCLGDLIGKGPQGSACIELVQKNCEKVVRGNWDVFIQSPAENDFIQWFRDRLTEEDFQFLASLPFHIDLELNGQLIRFFHASPRSEFERILPFHPIEKRLSMFENSEITNSNKNDKNPDIIFYGDIHTTFMETFKNGILCNVGSVGNSLDLTSASYAILDGSYSTNSIQFVRVEYNKEAELMIAEDLKLPDLDKYHDEIMFAKYRNS; the protein is encoded by the coding sequence ATGACAAAAATAGCAATTATTTCAGATATCCACGGAAATAAAACTGCGTTAGAAGCAGTCTTAAAAGACATTCGCTCAAGAGAAATTGAGAGGATTTTTTGCTTAGGTGATTTAATTGGTAAAGGGCCTCAAGGCTCAGCGTGTATAGAGCTCGTTCAAAAAAATTGCGAAAAAGTAGTCCGTGGCAATTGGGATGTATTTATTCAGTCACCTGCAGAAAATGATTTTATTCAATGGTTTAGAGATCGATTAACAGAAGAAGACTTTCAATTTCTAGCTTCTTTACCATTTCATATTGACCTTGAATTAAATGGACAATTAATCAGGTTTTTTCACGCTTCACCAAGGAGTGAATTTGAGAGGATTCTACCTTTCCATCCAATAGAAAAACGGTTAAGTATGTTTGAAAATAGTGAGATAACAAATTCAAATAAAAATGATAAGAATCCTGATATCATCTTTTATGGAGATATACATACTACTTTTATGGAAACTTTCAAAAACGGAATTTTATGCAATGTAGGAAGTGTTGGAAATTCCCTTGATTTAACTTCAGCGTCATATGCGATTCTTGATGGGTCCTATTCAACAAATTCAATCCAATTTGTAAGGGTGGAATATAATAAAGAAGCTGAACTTATGATTGCTGAAGATTTAAAATTGCCGGATCTAGATAAATATCATGACGAAATAATGTTCGCTAAGTACAGAAATTCATAA